The following proteins come from a genomic window of Terribacillus aidingensis:
- a CDS encoding uracil-DNA glycosylase, with amino-acid sequence MVKELIDNDWQDILQGEFEKDYYKELRSFLKKAYEERTIYPDMHHIYEALQVTSFADTKVVILGQDPYHGPNQAHGLSFSVQPEVAIPRSLVNIYKELADDIGCPIPTHGYLKRWAEQGVLLLNTALTVEAHQAASHRGKGWEHFTDRVIESLNEKQDPVVFILWGKHAQEKQKLIDTEKHYTLTSVHPSPLSARRGFFGSKPFSKTNEILENNGLKPIDWCIPDL; translated from the coding sequence ATGGTTAAAGAACTAATTGATAATGACTGGCAAGATATTCTGCAGGGTGAATTTGAGAAAGACTATTATAAGGAACTGCGAAGCTTTTTAAAAAAAGCATATGAGGAACGGACGATTTATCCGGATATGCACCATATTTACGAAGCATTGCAAGTAACTTCATTTGCCGATACAAAGGTTGTCATCTTAGGACAAGATCCCTATCATGGCCCTAATCAGGCACATGGTCTTAGTTTTTCGGTACAGCCCGAGGTAGCTATCCCGAGATCACTGGTCAACATCTACAAGGAGCTGGCAGATGATATTGGCTGTCCGATTCCGACACATGGGTATTTGAAGCGCTGGGCTGAACAAGGCGTGCTGCTTTTGAACACCGCTTTGACAGTAGAAGCTCACCAGGCAGCATCGCACCGCGGTAAAGGGTGGGAGCACTTCACAGACCGAGTCATTGAGTCATTGAATGAGAAGCAGGATCCTGTTGTCTTCATTCTTTGGGGGAAACATGCCCAAGAAAAGCAGAAGCTGATTGATACGGAGAAGCACTATACACTTACATCGGTTCATCCAAGTCCGCTATCAGCAAGACGTGGTTTCTTTGGCAGCAAGCCATTTTCCAAGACAAACGAGATATTAGAAAATAATGGATTGAAGCCAATTGACTGGTGTATTCCAGACCTGTGA
- a CDS encoding site-specific integrase has translation MKVDEDGLEPLTDEEVNKLISVPDERYYAQFRDLVMMYLMLDTGMRINEVCELENHDIDFKTRAIILPAAKNKNRKPRILPLSNQVVKLLLELVAENKANFDTEYVFVSNIGTRYNPNSFRKRLNNYKDIAGITKRVSPHVFRHMFCRNYILNGGDIFTLQRIVGHADISTTRKYIQLLN, from the coding sequence ATGAAGGTCGATGAAGACGGGCTAGAACCTCTCACAGATGAAGAAGTCAACAAGCTTATAAGCGTTCCGGATGAACGGTATTATGCCCAGTTTAGGGACTTAGTAATGATGTATCTCATGTTGGATACTGGTATGCGGATAAACGAAGTATGCGAACTTGAAAATCATGATATTGACTTCAAGACGAGGGCTATAATCTTGCCCGCTGCTAAGAACAAGAATCGTAAGCCAAGAATCCTCCCACTTTCAAATCAAGTAGTAAAGCTACTTTTGGAGTTGGTGGCAGAAAACAAAGCTAACTTTGATACGGAGTATGTCTTCGTTTCGAATATAGGTACACGGTACAACCCTAATTCTTTTCGGAAGAGGTTGAACAACTACAAAGACATAGCAGGTATAACGAAGCGGGTTTCACCCCATGTATTTCGTCATATGTTTTGTAGGAACTACATTCTGAATGGTGGCGATATATTCACGTTACAAAGGATTGTAGGACATGCAGACATATCTACAACACGTAAGTACATCCAACTACTTAACTAG
- the proC gene encoding pyrroline-5-carboxylate reductase produces the protein MKKIAFVGAGAMAEALVKGLITVELLPAEDIWLTNHANEERLHELHTAYGVTVTRDQTDLLKDADVIMLSMKPKDAEAALSSLKAAKLEPGQVIVSILAGIHTSFLESYLPFNQPVVRAMPNTSATILEAATAIAAGVHAGSEEMKNVSRLFKTVGEVVEVAEEDMDAVTAISGSGPAYLYYMMEALEEASSQVGLDENVGKQLLIQTFKGAAKMLEQSDLTPAQLRANITSAGGTTAAGISVLEEQGVKIAIQACIKAAADRSKEMGQAFNK, from the coding sequence ATGAAGAAAATAGCATTTGTAGGCGCAGGCGCAATGGCTGAAGCGCTTGTTAAAGGATTGATCACAGTAGAGCTGCTCCCAGCGGAAGATATATGGCTGACGAATCATGCTAATGAGGAGAGATTGCACGAATTGCACACAGCGTACGGTGTAACGGTTACGCGTGATCAGACAGATCTCTTGAAAGATGCTGATGTCATTATGCTATCAATGAAACCGAAAGATGCGGAGGCTGCATTATCGTCTTTAAAAGCAGCAAAGCTTGAGCCAGGACAAGTTATTGTATCTATATTGGCAGGAATTCACACATCTTTCTTGGAAAGCTATCTCCCGTTCAATCAGCCGGTAGTTCGCGCTATGCCTAATACCTCTGCTACAATTCTCGAGGCTGCTACAGCTATCGCTGCAGGAGTTCATGCAGGTAGTGAGGAAATGAAGAATGTAAGCAGGCTGTTCAAGACTGTTGGAGAAGTTGTAGAGGTAGCAGAAGAGGATATGGATGCTGTCACAGCCATTTCTGGCAGCGGTCCGGCTTATCTATATTACATGATGGAGGCTTTGGAGGAAGCAAGCTCTCAAGTCGGTCTTGATGAGAATGTTGGCAAACAACTATTGATCCAGACCTTCAAAGGGGCTGCGAAGATGCTTGAGCAGTCTGATTTAACCCCAGCTCAGCTGCGTGCGAACATTACTAGTGCTGGTGGTACGACCGCAGCAGGTATTAGCGTATTAGAAGAGCAAGGCGTCAAAATCGCCATTCAAGCATGCATAAAAGCAGCAGCCGACCGATCGAAGGAAATGGGACAAGCATTCAATAAATAA
- a CDS encoding deoxynucleoside kinase: MHELPFIAVEGPIGVGKTSLAKRIAEHFQYELLKEIVEENPFLGKFYENIEEWSFQLEMFFLTNRYKQLNDIRKDYLSQNQPVVADYHIAKNMIFAQRTLAAPEFDKYSKIFSILTEDIALPNMVIYLDASLETLLERIEMRDRKEEQHIQPDYLKQLSADYQTFMDRFEQENPDIPVLRLSGDELDFVKNEQDWKYICDRISSHLDKGVTSS; this comes from the coding sequence ATGCACGAGCTGCCATTTATTGCAGTGGAAGGTCCAATCGGTGTCGGAAAGACATCATTGGCTAAAAGAATCGCAGAACACTTTCAGTATGAACTGCTGAAGGAGATTGTAGAAGAAAACCCGTTCCTAGGCAAATTTTATGAGAATATCGAGGAATGGAGCTTTCAGCTGGAAATGTTCTTTTTAACGAACCGTTACAAACAGCTGAATGATATTCGCAAGGACTATCTTTCACAGAATCAACCGGTGGTCGCAGATTATCATATCGCAAAGAATATGATTTTTGCCCAGCGTACACTTGCTGCACCGGAGTTTGATAAATACAGCAAGATTTTCTCTATTCTTACAGAGGATATCGCGCTGCCTAATATGGTCATCTATTTGGATGCCAGCTTGGAAACATTGCTTGAACGGATCGAAATGCGTGACCGAAAAGAAGAACAGCATATCCAGCCGGACTACTTAAAGCAGCTATCTGCTGATTACCAAACCTTCATGGATCGTTTTGAACAAGAAAACCCAGACATACCTGTGCTTCGATTAAGCGGGGATGAGTTGGATTTTGTGAAGAACGAGCAGGATTGGAAGTATATTTGTGACAGGATCTCCTCTCACTTGGATAAAGGAGTAACATCATCATGA
- a CDS encoding TAXI family TRAP transporter solute-binding subunit — MKMKKSLSAVVLMTLLALILSACGGGTAGGSGDSGEEEGGQQFITLLTGGTEGTYYPLGGSIAEILNSNVDDVKATATSTGASVENMNKLSEGNDDIVAFSQTDIAAYASEGTLMFDGQGIDSIQAIGSLYPETIQIVATEDSGIQTVEDLKGKTVSIGAPGSGTNASAEDILGIYDMTVEDIEVQNLDFGESTAGMQDGTIDAAFITAGTPTGAVESLSATTPVTIVGLDQDKVDQLIEEKPYYAPYTIEAGTYSLEEPVETVSVNAMLVTTEGMDEELVYNMTKALYENTGDIGHQKAELIKAETAADGVSIPFHPGAQRYLEEAGVELPSS; from the coding sequence ATGAAAATGAAGAAATCACTTTCAGCAGTAGTACTTATGACGTTGTTAGCACTTATACTCAGCGCTTGTGGAGGGGGAACAGCCGGGGGTTCAGGGGATTCCGGTGAGGAAGAAGGCGGACAGCAATTCATCACGCTGCTCACAGGCGGAACAGAAGGTACATATTATCCGCTTGGCGGAAGTATCGCGGAGATTCTAAATTCCAATGTGGATGATGTAAAAGCGACAGCTACCTCTACTGGTGCCTCAGTGGAGAATATGAATAAATTGAGTGAAGGAAATGATGATATCGTCGCGTTCAGCCAGACTGATATTGCTGCGTATGCATCGGAAGGAACGTTGATGTTTGATGGTCAAGGAATCGATAGCATCCAGGCCATTGGTTCTTTGTATCCGGAAACGATCCAGATTGTCGCTACGGAAGATAGCGGCATACAGACAGTGGAAGATTTAAAAGGCAAAACAGTTTCAATTGGTGCCCCAGGATCAGGAACGAATGCAAGTGCAGAAGATATCCTTGGAATCTACGACATGACAGTGGAAGATATCGAAGTCCAGAATCTTGATTTCGGTGAATCAACAGCTGGTATGCAGGATGGTACCATTGATGCTGCTTTCATTACAGCTGGTACGCCGACAGGGGCAGTAGAAAGTCTTTCAGCAACGACTCCAGTCACGATTGTAGGGCTGGATCAAGATAAAGTGGATCAATTGATCGAAGAGAAGCCTTATTACGCTCCTTACACGATCGAAGCAGGAACATACAGCTTGGAGGAGCCTGTAGAAACAGTTTCTGTAAATGCAATGCTTGTAACTACAGAAGGTATGGATGAGGAACTCGTTTATAACATGACAAAGGCATTGTATGAAAATACAGGAGATATCGGCCATCAAAAGGCAGAATTAATCAAAGCAGAAACAGCTGCTGATGGTGTAAGTATTCCATTCCATCCAGGTGCCCAGCGCTATTTGGAGGAAGCGGGAGTGGAACTGCCTTCTTCCTGA
- a CDS encoding TRAP transporter permease — protein sequence MNDKATNIDVLSEQEQQQLIEKYDTESNFRKLTGIMATVVFFLLLAFSLYQLYTATYGNVPTQIHRSVHLGFGLVLIYLLFPAKRKSKDKRIAWYDYLLAALGFYVGAYWPVMYDNIIAQGGQMTTLDFVTGGIAVLLVLEATRRTVGLPIIIIAILFMAYAYWGRQLPDFIVHPGVDIDTLVNSLFFTTEGMLGTPIGVSATYIFLFLLFGAFLVKTGVGQYFNDLALLVAGRRIGGPAKVAIFSSALQGTVSGSSVANVVTSGSFTIPMMKRLGYSKNFAGAVEASSSTGGQIMPPVMGAAAFLMVEFIGVSYWTIAKAAIIPAILYFAGIWIMTHFEAKRTGLRGLKKEELPNKKEVLSKLYLLLPIIAMVFYLSSGLSIMRAALYGIVTCVLVALIRKEVYRHLYPIVFGVVLVAYLIYSGVTGSMSIQNGLIIAAIATIVVSYFFDRNFMETIEALVDGARTALGVIAATAAAGIIVAVVTKTGLGLSLANSLVGLANEQLFWTLFFTMIASLILGMGAPTTANYIITSTIAAPAIILLGVSDLQAHMFVFYFGIMADITPPVALAAFAAAGMSGGRPIATGVISTKLAIAAFVIPYMFVFAPELLLVGTSNYLEVAWIFLTAFLGMIVIGAGMIGYWFRRLYWPERLVALAAGLALIYPGVWTSIAGLVVFAALIAIQYMYKRSEMNQPVAS from the coding sequence ATGAACGATAAAGCTACGAACATTGACGTATTATCGGAACAAGAACAACAGCAGCTGATTGAGAAATACGATACCGAATCAAATTTCAGAAAGCTCACAGGAATCATGGCTACTGTCGTCTTTTTCTTATTGCTCGCGTTTTCCTTGTACCAGTTATATACCGCTACATATGGAAATGTACCGACTCAGATTCATCGATCCGTCCACTTAGGATTCGGGCTTGTGTTGATTTATCTGTTATTCCCGGCAAAACGTAAAAGCAAGGATAAACGGATTGCCTGGTATGATTATCTGTTAGCTGCACTTGGATTTTATGTAGGTGCTTATTGGCCGGTCATGTATGACAACATCATTGCCCAAGGCGGGCAGATGACTACACTGGATTTCGTTACAGGAGGAATAGCGGTCCTGCTCGTTCTGGAAGCGACAAGACGTACTGTCGGGCTGCCTATCATCATCATCGCCATCCTCTTCATGGCATATGCTTACTGGGGCAGGCAGCTTCCTGATTTCATCGTCCACCCAGGAGTAGATATAGATACACTCGTCAACTCCCTATTCTTCACAACAGAGGGCATGCTCGGTACGCCGATCGGTGTATCGGCAACGTATATTTTCCTCTTTCTTTTATTCGGTGCATTCCTGGTAAAGACTGGCGTAGGGCAGTATTTCAATGATCTAGCATTACTTGTAGCCGGAAGGAGAATTGGAGGCCCGGCGAAGGTTGCGATATTCTCCAGTGCACTGCAAGGTACGGTAAGCGGGAGCTCGGTAGCAAACGTTGTAACATCGGGATCTTTTACCATTCCAATGATGAAGAGACTTGGTTATTCCAAGAACTTCGCAGGTGCCGTCGAAGCTTCTTCTTCTACAGGAGGTCAAATCATGCCGCCTGTAATGGGGGCCGCAGCCTTCTTGATGGTCGAATTTATCGGTGTGAGTTATTGGACGATTGCCAAAGCGGCAATCATACCGGCTATCCTTTATTTTGCCGGCATCTGGATCATGACGCATTTTGAGGCGAAGCGAACTGGATTGAGAGGCCTCAAAAAAGAAGAACTTCCAAACAAAAAGGAAGTTTTAAGCAAACTATATTTGCTGCTTCCCATAATCGCTATGGTGTTTTATCTGAGCTCGGGTCTCAGCATCATGCGAGCAGCACTGTATGGGATCGTTACATGTGTGCTTGTCGCGTTAATCAGAAAAGAAGTCTACCGTCATCTGTACCCAATCGTATTCGGGGTTGTACTAGTTGCTTATTTGATTTACAGCGGTGTAACCGGTAGCATGTCCATTCAAAATGGTTTGATCATCGCAGCCATTGCAACTATCGTTGTCAGCTATTTCTTCGACCGTAACTTCATGGAGACAATTGAAGCATTAGTGGACGGTGCAAGAACTGCCCTCGGTGTAATTGCAGCGACTGCAGCAGCCGGGATCATCGTTGCAGTCGTTACAAAAACAGGACTTGGTCTGAGCCTTGCGAACAGCTTGGTCGGTCTTGCAAATGAACAGCTATTTTGGACGTTGTTCTTTACGATGATCGCATCCCTCATTCTTGGTATGGGTGCGCCGACGACAGCCAACTACATTATTACATCGACGATTGCTGCACCAGCAATCATCCTGCTTGGAGTCAGTGATCTGCAAGCGCATATGTTTGTTTTCTATTTCGGTATCATGGCTGATATTACACCACCGGTTGCTTTGGCAGCTTTTGCAGCAGCAGGTATGTCTGGAGGACGGCCGATTGCCACCGGGGTCATATCGACAAAACTGGCCATTGCCGCTTTCGTCATTCCGTATATGTTCGTCTTTGCCCCGGAACTGCTGCTGGTTGGCACAAGCAATTATCTAGAGGTTGCTTGGATATTCCTGACTGCTTTTCTTGGCATGATAGTCATTGGTGCCGGAATGATCGGTTATTGGTTCCGAAGATTGTATTGGCCAGAGCGTCTAGTAGCGTTGGCTGCCGGCTTAGCCTTGATCTACCCGGGAGTCTGGACCAGTATTGCTGGTTTAGTTGTTTTCGCTGCTCTAATCGCAATCCAGTACATGTATAAAAGATCTGAAATGAATCAGCCGGTTGCAAGCTGA
- a CDS encoding DUF1850 domain-containing protein — translation MRFRIIFMISLLIITLVALYIFVPFRHILACKDLQSERLLAYLPVEDEAHVSIRYTHSIHRSDVTEEYTIKQTRLYPFQLVYEDTAVGMPANAKPGETFEMKGGKYYIRNMKGYQDALNLTIGEVVANHQLVYQKHSYSLQDNIGPGVSIKIQAEYTNLWELWKGELLE, via the coding sequence TTGCGATTTCGCATCATTTTTATGATCAGTCTACTGATCATAACACTAGTTGCATTGTACATATTTGTCCCCTTCCGGCATATACTCGCCTGTAAAGATTTGCAAAGTGAGCGTCTCCTGGCTTATTTACCGGTCGAGGATGAAGCGCATGTGAGTATCCGATACACCCATTCCATCCATCGTTCAGATGTGACGGAAGAGTACACAATCAAGCAAACAAGATTATATCCTTTTCAGCTTGTCTACGAAGATACTGCAGTCGGCATGCCAGCAAATGCCAAGCCAGGTGAAACATTCGAGATGAAAGGTGGAAAATATTATATCCGGAATATGAAGGGCTATCAGGATGCTCTTAACCTGACAATCGGAGAAGTGGTGGCAAATCACCAGCTGGTCTATCAGAAGCACAGCTATTCTCTCCAAGACAATATCGGACCAGGTGTCTCCATTAAAATCCAAGCAGAATACACAAATTTATGGGAGCTATGGAAAGGAGAACTGCTTGAATGA
- a CDS encoding serine hydrolase produces MKHLLKASMIGLLAMLITFNTFLAKPLDTQAAEGLDIKAESAILIDANSGEILYAKQADLTLPPASMTKMMSEYLILDAIAAGDISWDTTTQVSDYAYSISSNTDFSGTGLTQNKDYTVRDLYNAMAINSDNAATIVLAELVGGSETEFVKMMNEKAKDIGMKDYKFVNSSGLSNSDLGDNRPEGTNVNDENLMTAKSTGILAYNLIKDHPEALEVSSVTQTDFDGKQITNWNWMLPNMPGYLEAYGYEGMDGLKTGHTDVAGYCFTGTAERDGQRYITVVMKSASEEARFQETAKLLDYGFNQFEQAELYKAGTEIKDHASVPVAKGKEDSVAISTKDAVTTSVKNGEEDKYHLEYKVDKDKLNADGELVAPVKKGDKVGTATLVYDGDDQGNINGGSYTVDVVASEDVEKSNWFMLSLGAIGDFFAGIFTSVADTVKGWF; encoded by the coding sequence TTGAAACATCTTTTGAAAGCATCGATGATCGGTTTGCTCGCGATGCTGATTACGTTTAACACTTTTCTAGCGAAGCCACTAGACACTCAAGCTGCGGAAGGCTTGGATATTAAAGCGGAATCCGCAATTCTAATAGACGCCAACTCTGGTGAAATATTATATGCGAAGCAGGCAGATCTCACTTTACCTCCAGCAAGTATGACGAAGATGATGTCGGAATATCTCATCTTGGATGCTATTGCAGCAGGAGATATTTCTTGGGATACGACAACACAAGTGAGCGATTATGCGTACAGTATTTCCTCTAATACAGACTTTTCCGGTACAGGACTTACGCAGAACAAGGATTATACAGTTCGCGACCTTTATAACGCGATGGCTATTAACTCCGATAATGCCGCAACAATAGTACTTGCAGAGCTTGTCGGCGGCAGTGAGACGGAATTCGTCAAGATGATGAATGAAAAAGCGAAAGACATTGGTATGAAGGACTATAAATTTGTTAATTCATCCGGTCTTTCTAACTCTGACTTAGGTGATAACCGACCAGAGGGAACAAATGTGAACGATGAAAACCTAATGACTGCAAAGTCCACTGGTATTCTGGCTTATAACTTGATCAAGGATCACCCAGAAGCACTTGAGGTTTCCAGCGTTACACAAACAGATTTTGACGGTAAACAAATCACGAACTGGAACTGGATGCTTCCAAACATGCCTGGCTACTTGGAAGCTTACGGCTATGAAGGCATGGATGGTTTGAAAACAGGTCATACAGACGTAGCAGGCTACTGCTTCACAGGTACGGCTGAACGTGATGGACAGCGATATATAACTGTTGTCATGAAGTCTGCCAGTGAGGAAGCACGCTTCCAGGAAACTGCAAAGCTGCTTGATTACGGCTTCAATCAATTCGAACAAGCTGAACTTTATAAAGCAGGAACAGAAATCAAAGACCATGCTTCTGTACCAGTTGCAAAAGGTAAAGAAGATAGTGTAGCCATTTCAACAAAAGATGCTGTTACTACTTCTGTGAAGAATGGCGAAGAAGATAAATATCATTTGGAATATAAAGTCGATAAGGACAAGCTGAATGCAGATGGCGAATTGGTCGCTCCAGTAAAAAAAGGCGACAAAGTCGGAACTGCGACACTTGTCTATGACGGCGATGACCAAGGCAATATCAACGGCGGCTCCTATACTGTTGACGTTGTAGCATCTGAAGATGTAGAGAAATCAAACTGGTTCATGCTCTCCCTAGGCGCAATCGGTGATTTCTTCGCAGGAATCTTCACTAGCGTTGCTGACACAGTTAAAGGCTGGTTTTAA
- the serS gene encoding serine--tRNA ligase — protein sequence MLDLKFLRSNFEEVKQKLKNMGEDLTVLDKFGDLDDRRRKLINDTEELKAKRNEVSKQIAVLKKEKQDADAQIKEMRDVGDQIKAFDEELRSVENELDMLLLSIPNLAHESVPVGDSEDDNVEARKWGEVQQKDFEEKAHWDLAADLGILDFERAAKVTGSRFVFYTGLGARLERALINFMMDLHADEHGYQEMLPPYMVNRASMTGTGQLPKFEEDAFKVEGWDYFLVPTAEVPVTNYYREEILKGEQLPQKFTAFSASFRSEAGSAGRDTRGLIRQHQFNKVELVQFVKPEESYNVLEEITGHAEKVLQLLGLPHRVVTLCTGDLGFSSAKTYDIEVWLPSGGTYREISSVSNFEDFQARRAGIRFKRDDKSKPEFVHTLNGSGLALGRTVAAILENYQQADGSVKIPEVLVPYMGGKTEIR from the coding sequence ATGCTGGATTTGAAATTTTTACGTTCAAACTTTGAAGAAGTGAAACAGAAGCTGAAAAATATGGGTGAAGATCTGACTGTCTTAGATAAATTCGGAGATTTGGATGATCGCCGCCGGAAGCTGATCAATGACACAGAGGAACTAAAAGCAAAACGTAATGAGGTATCCAAGCAGATTGCTGTTCTTAAAAAAGAGAAGCAGGATGCCGATGCCCAAATCAAAGAGATGCGCGATGTTGGCGATCAAATCAAAGCATTTGATGAGGAGCTCCGGAGCGTGGAGAATGAGCTGGATATGCTATTATTGTCTATCCCAAATCTTGCGCATGAGAGCGTGCCTGTAGGCGACTCTGAGGACGATAATGTAGAAGCACGTAAATGGGGAGAAGTGCAGCAGAAGGACTTTGAGGAAAAAGCGCACTGGGATCTTGCGGCTGATTTAGGAATTCTGGATTTTGAACGTGCTGCGAAGGTAACAGGAAGCCGTTTTGTATTCTACACAGGTTTAGGTGCCCGTCTGGAGCGAGCTTTGATCAATTTTATGATGGACCTTCACGCTGATGAACATGGTTATCAGGAAATGCTGCCTCCTTATATGGTGAACAGAGCAAGCATGACAGGAACAGGTCAGCTGCCAAAGTTTGAAGAGGATGCTTTCAAGGTAGAAGGCTGGGATTACTTCCTCGTTCCTACAGCTGAGGTACCTGTAACGAACTATTACCGAGAAGAAATATTGAAAGGGGAACAGCTTCCGCAAAAATTCACTGCATTCAGCGCTTCCTTCCGTTCTGAAGCAGGATCTGCCGGCCGTGATACACGCGGTTTGATTCGTCAGCATCAATTTAACAAAGTTGAGCTTGTTCAATTTGTTAAGCCAGAAGAATCTTATAATGTGCTGGAAGAAATCACAGGCCATGCAGAGAAAGTCTTGCAGCTTCTTGGTCTTCCGCACCGAGTGGTTACATTATGTACGGGAGATCTTGGTTTCTCTTCTGCAAAAACGTATGATATCGAGGTGTGGCTGCCTAGCGGTGGTACGTATCGCGAGATTTCCTCTGTATCAAACTTCGAGGACTTCCAAGCGCGTCGTGCTGGCATCCGTTTCAAACGAGATGACAAGAGCAAGCCAGAATTCGTTCATACATTGAATGGATCAGGTTTGGCATTAGGCCGAACGGTTGCTGCTATCCTGGAGAATTACCAGCAGGCTGATGGATCCGTGAAGATTCCAGAAGTGTTGGTACCTTATATGGGTGGTAAAACAGAAATCCGCTAA
- a CDS encoding deoxynucleoside kinase, which translates to MNLREKYHIPADSVITIAGTVGVGKSTMTQALADALQFRTSFEKVDGNPYLDKYYADFERWSFHLQVYFLAERFKEQKRIFEYGGGFIQDRSIYEDTGIFARMAYEEGNMSKVDYETYRSLFDAMVMTPYFPHPDLLIYLEGSFDHIISRIKQRGREMEQQTPISYWEEMFHRYDKWINDFNACPVLRVNIADYDLLNPNTSIEPILEKVGHFIQHSRKWTSHQPSK; encoded by the coding sequence ATGAACCTTAGAGAGAAATACCATATACCTGCAGACAGTGTAATCACCATTGCAGGTACTGTAGGTGTCGGAAAATCGACAATGACACAAGCCTTGGCAGATGCGTTACAGTTTCGGACGAGCTTTGAGAAAGTGGATGGAAATCCCTACTTGGATAAATATTATGCTGACTTTGAACGCTGGAGCTTCCACCTTCAAGTCTACTTTCTAGCTGAACGCTTCAAAGAGCAAAAAAGAATTTTCGAATATGGCGGCGGCTTTATACAAGATCGTTCCATCTATGAAGATACTGGTATTTTTGCTCGGATGGCGTATGAAGAAGGAAATATGTCCAAGGTCGACTATGAAACATACCGTTCCCTCTTTGATGCGATGGTGATGACACCTTACTTCCCTCATCCAGACTTGCTGATTTACTTGGAGGGATCCTTCGATCATATCATCAGCCGTATCAAGCAGCGCGGTCGGGAAATGGAACAGCAAACACCGATCAGCTATTGGGAAGAGATGTTCCATCGCTACGATAAATGGATCAATGATTTCAATGCTTGTCCGGTATTGCGAGTGAATATAGCAGACTATGATTTACTGAATCCAAATACGTCCATTGAACCGATTCTGGAGAAAGTCGGACACTTTATCCAGCACTCCCGTAAATGGACATCCCATCAGCCTTCCAAATAA
- a CDS encoding abortive infection family protein: MNNQTIEILSAVKTGLMDAYIRFIDEAVYWDIVSDEDYRTARRIIRTLCEKVGMEVPNFVEESLTVEEFCRYLSQESYGGYGDNALEITALFNKLISYLDDNMYEVQIIKVESDIPKELKFDSIIDDLMNCETRIDVGDYSGAITSARSMVEGVCKEILIKCGVKEISYNSVPSLFDKVRKVLNLDPSDESLDKPLKQIISGLNKTVGGLNEIRNKVGDGHAGRRRPTLHHAVLAVNAAKTITNFLFHTLEYQKEKGTIAIVSEER; this comes from the coding sequence ATGAACAATCAAACCATTGAGATTTTATCTGCAGTTAAGACTGGATTGATGGATGCTTATATTAGGTTTATAGATGAAGCCGTTTATTGGGATATTGTTTCAGATGAAGATTATCGTACAGCAAGAAGAATCATTAGAACTTTATGCGAGAAAGTGGGCATGGAAGTACCTAATTTTGTAGAGGAAAGCCTTACAGTAGAGGAGTTTTGTAGATACTTAAGTCAAGAGAGTTATGGAGGGTACGGTGATAATGCGTTAGAAATTACAGCTTTGTTTAACAAGCTAATTTCCTATCTGGACGATAATATGTATGAGGTTCAGATTATTAAGGTTGAAAGTGATATCCCGAAAGAATTGAAGTTCGATAGTATTATAGATGACTTAATGAATTGTGAAACAAGAATAGACGTTGGTGATTATTCTGGGGCAATTACTTCAGCGCGTTCAATGGTTGAGGGAGTATGTAAGGAGATATTAATAAAATGTGGTGTTAAGGAGATTAGCTACAACAGTGTACCTAGTTTATTTGATAAAGTGAGAAAGGTTTTGAACTTAGACCCAAGTGATGAAAGCTTAGATAAGCCTTTGAAGCAGATTATCAGTGGGTTAAACAAGACCGTAGGGGGACTAAATGAGATTAGAAACAAGGTTGGGGACGGGCATGCGGGTAGAAGAAGACCTACTCTTCATCATGCAGTACTAGCGGTAAACGCTGCAAAAACAATTACAAATTTTCTGTTCCATACTTTGGAGTATCAAAAAGAAAAAGGTACCATCGCTATAGTAAGTGAGGAGAGATAA